In Panicum virgatum strain AP13 chromosome 4N, P.virgatum_v5, whole genome shotgun sequence, a single window of DNA contains:
- the LOC120668433 gene encoding uncharacterized protein LOC120668433 isoform X2, which produces MDNAEGPSPEPADRAASDQDGSAQATPGLNSRRPNLSLQIPARTLDTSIPTSTRINISSSPSSTRAGLPPRPNSTRTKSSIKNIMPQHSFRSRSSAQEGDRVILLNPGTPSEGQQDNPSTARSFSLRKVMNSLSAKRTHSLPVTPVGTNDKVSSPVNQLESLPTTSNQEVEAKIRRSLSVPGNRKNRSLRRADSLGVIRVIPTTPRPVPVDTTTSNDVIEETGDVPEDGGEDIPEEEAVCRICFVELNEGGETLKMECSCKGELALAHQDCAVKWFSIKGNKICDVCKQEVQNLPVTLLRIPTQTANRRIANAAQQRAAQQYRFWQDIPILVMVSMLAYFCFLEQLLVTDLQSRALAISLPFSCVLGLLSSMIASTMVSKSYLWAYASFQFAIVILFAHIFYNVLRVNAVLAVLLSSFTGFGIAISTNSLLVEYLRWRARRNQRLAQQAVNAAQHPESGSNGANDDNGDRQQGHDPNSGNNAV; this is translated from the exons ATGGACAACGCCGAGGGGCCGTCCCCGGAGCCCGCCGATCGCGCG GCATCGGATCAGGATGGCAGTGCCCAAGCTACACCTGGCCTTAATTCGCGAAGGCCAAACCTTTCGTTGCAAATACCAGCCAGGACCTTGGATACCAGTATACCTACTTCTACAAGAATTAATATTTCCTCCAGCCCCAGTTCAACAAGAGCTGGTTTGCCACCAAGACCTAATTCAACGAGAACAAAATCATCTATCAAGAACATCATGCCTCAGCACAGTTTCAGGTCAAGGAGTTCAGCCCAGGAAGGTGACCGGGTGATCCTTCTGAATCCTGGGACACCATCTGAAGGCCAGCAGGATAACCCAAGTACAGCGAGATCGTTTTCTTTGAGAAAGGTTATGAACTCTTTATCGGCAAAACGGACACATTCTCTGCCAGTCACGCCTGTTGGAACTAACGACAAGGTTTCTTCTCCAGTAAATCAATTAGAGAGCCTGCCAACTACATCT AATCAAGAAGTCGAAGCAAAAATCAGGCGTTCGCTTTCAGTCCCAGGAAATCGCAAAAACAGAAGTTTGAGAAGAGCAGATTCATTAGGTGTCATCCGTGTGATTCCAACAACTCCACGACCTGTTCCAGTCGATACAACAACATCAAACGATGTCATTGAAGAAACTGGTGATG TCCCTGAAGATGGAGGCGAAGATATTCCTGAAGAAGAGGCAGTCTGCAGAATTTGTTTTGTTGAACTCAACGAAGGAGGGGAAACACTTAAAATGGAGTGCAGCTGCAAAGGAGAACTTGCCCTTGCGCACCAAGATTGTGCTGTCAAATGGTTTAGCATCAAGGGAAACAAGATATGTGATGTCTGCAAACAAGAAGTTCAGAATCTTCCTGTGACTTTATTGAGGATACCAACTCAAACTGCAAACAGACGGATAGCGAATGCTGCTCAGCAGAGAGCAGCTCAACAATACAG ATTTTGGCAGGACATTCCAATTTTGGTGATGGTTAGCATGCTTGCGTACTTCTGTTTCTTGGAACAACTTCTG GTTACGGATTTGCAGTCACGTGCACTGGCAATTTCATTGCCTTTCTCATGTGTGTTGGGCCTCCTTTCTTCTATGATAGCATCCACTATGG TGTCAAAGAGCTATCTATGGGCCTATGCTTCATTCCAGTTTGCTATTGTCATCCTGTTTGCTCATATCTTCTACAATGTG CTGAGAGTGAATGCAGTCCTTGCAGTCCTACTCTCCTCATTCACTGGGTTTGGGATTGCTATTAGTACAAACTCTCTGCTAGTAGAGTATTTGAGGTGGAGAGCTAGGAGGAATCAGCGTTTAGCCCAGCAGGCTGTCAATGCTGCGCAGCATCCAGAATCTGGTAGTAATGGTGCAAATGATGATAATGGTGACAGGCAGCAAGGGCATGATCCCAATTCTGGGAACAATGCTGTTTGA
- the LOC120668433 gene encoding uncharacterized protein LOC120668433 isoform X1, translating into MDNAEGPSPEPADRAASDQDGSAQATPGLNSRRPNLSLQIPARTLDTSIPTSTRINISSSPSSTRAGLPPRPNSTRTKSSIKNIMPQHSFRSRSSAQEGDRVILLNPGTPSEGQQDNPSTARSFSLRKVMNSLSAKRTHSLPVTPVGTNDKVSSPVNQLESLPTTSQNQEVEAKIRRSLSVPGNRKNRSLRRADSLGVIRVIPTTPRPVPVDTTTSNDVIEETGDVPEDGGEDIPEEEAVCRICFVELNEGGETLKMECSCKGELALAHQDCAVKWFSIKGNKICDVCKQEVQNLPVTLLRIPTQTANRRIANAAQQRAAQQYRFWQDIPILVMVSMLAYFCFLEQLLVTDLQSRALAISLPFSCVLGLLSSMIASTMVSKSYLWAYASFQFAIVILFAHIFYNVLRVNAVLAVLLSSFTGFGIAISTNSLLVEYLRWRARRNQRLAQQAVNAAQHPESGSNGANDDNGDRQQGHDPNSGNNAV; encoded by the exons ATGGACAACGCCGAGGGGCCGTCCCCGGAGCCCGCCGATCGCGCG GCATCGGATCAGGATGGCAGTGCCCAAGCTACACCTGGCCTTAATTCGCGAAGGCCAAACCTTTCGTTGCAAATACCAGCCAGGACCTTGGATACCAGTATACCTACTTCTACAAGAATTAATATTTCCTCCAGCCCCAGTTCAACAAGAGCTGGTTTGCCACCAAGACCTAATTCAACGAGAACAAAATCATCTATCAAGAACATCATGCCTCAGCACAGTTTCAGGTCAAGGAGTTCAGCCCAGGAAGGTGACCGGGTGATCCTTCTGAATCCTGGGACACCATCTGAAGGCCAGCAGGATAACCCAAGTACAGCGAGATCGTTTTCTTTGAGAAAGGTTATGAACTCTTTATCGGCAAAACGGACACATTCTCTGCCAGTCACGCCTGTTGGAACTAACGACAAGGTTTCTTCTCCAGTAAATCAATTAGAGAGCCTGCCAACTACATCT CAGAATCAAGAAGTCGAAGCAAAAATCAGGCGTTCGCTTTCAGTCCCAGGAAATCGCAAAAACAGAAGTTTGAGAAGAGCAGATTCATTAGGTGTCATCCGTGTGATTCCAACAACTCCACGACCTGTTCCAGTCGATACAACAACATCAAACGATGTCATTGAAGAAACTGGTGATG TCCCTGAAGATGGAGGCGAAGATATTCCTGAAGAAGAGGCAGTCTGCAGAATTTGTTTTGTTGAACTCAACGAAGGAGGGGAAACACTTAAAATGGAGTGCAGCTGCAAAGGAGAACTTGCCCTTGCGCACCAAGATTGTGCTGTCAAATGGTTTAGCATCAAGGGAAACAAGATATGTGATGTCTGCAAACAAGAAGTTCAGAATCTTCCTGTGACTTTATTGAGGATACCAACTCAAACTGCAAACAGACGGATAGCGAATGCTGCTCAGCAGAGAGCAGCTCAACAATACAG ATTTTGGCAGGACATTCCAATTTTGGTGATGGTTAGCATGCTTGCGTACTTCTGTTTCTTGGAACAACTTCTG GTTACGGATTTGCAGTCACGTGCACTGGCAATTTCATTGCCTTTCTCATGTGTGTTGGGCCTCCTTTCTTCTATGATAGCATCCACTATGG TGTCAAAGAGCTATCTATGGGCCTATGCTTCATTCCAGTTTGCTATTGTCATCCTGTTTGCTCATATCTTCTACAATGTG CTGAGAGTGAATGCAGTCCTTGCAGTCCTACTCTCCTCATTCACTGGGTTTGGGATTGCTATTAGTACAAACTCTCTGCTAGTAGAGTATTTGAGGTGGAGAGCTAGGAGGAATCAGCGTTTAGCCCAGCAGGCTGTCAATGCTGCGCAGCATCCAGAATCTGGTAGTAATGGTGCAAATGATGATAATGGTGACAGGCAGCAAGGGCATGATCCCAATTCTGGGAACAATGCTGTTTGA
- the LOC120668435 gene encoding probable 3-hydroxyisobutyrate dehydrogenase, mitochondrial isoform X1 — translation MESRFQGAEMGSELLPGLLFCFDSVSAGGAQRSTLTSYGLSTSIRDAWLASYDSTHYYRLGLNVYENLTKIGKNVGFIGLGNMGSHMARNLITAGYKVTVHDINENSMKKFSDDGIPTKQSPLEVSESSDVVITMLPSSSHVLEVYNGTNGLLGGGSHLGPWLYIDSSTVDPQTSRKISTAISRCHLKENKGYVENPLILDAPVSGGVPAAEAAKLTFMVGGLEEAYLAAKPLLLSMGKRAIYCGGAGNGSAAKICNNMAMAISMLGVSEAFALGQNLGIKASTLTDIFNCSSARCWSSDTYNPVPGVMEGVPSSRNYDGGFTSKLMAKDLDLAMASASGVGFKCPMGSEALEIYRKLCGDCCELKDFSCVFRHYYAGKDEE, via the exons ATGGAGAGTCGGTTCCAAGGTGCAGAGATGGGGTCGGAGCTTCTTCCGGGGCTTCTCTTCTGCTTCGATTCCGTCTCAGCTGGAGGTGCTCAACGTTCTACCCTCACCTCTTATGGTCTTTCTACCAGCATCCGTGATGCCTGGTTGGCTTCGTATGACAGCACACACTATTATCGACTTGGTTTGAACGTCTACGAGAACTTAACTAAAATAGGGAAG AATGTAGGATTCATTGGACTCGGGAATATGGGATCCCATATGGCAAGGAACCTGATTACGGCTGGATATAAAGTGACTGTTCATGATAT AAATGAAAATTCGATGAAGAAATTCTCAGACGATGGAATCCCCACAAAGCAGTCTCCACTTGAAGTTTCAGAGTCGAGTGATGTCGTGATTACCATGCTTCCTTCCTCTTCCCAT GTTTTAGAGGTATACAATGGAACTAATGGCTTGCTTGGTGGTGGTAGCCACCTTGGACCTTGGTTATACATAGACTCATCTACAGTTGATCCGCAAACATCAAGAAAGATATCGACGGCCATATCAAGATGCCATTTAAAGGAAAATAAAG GCTACGTTGAAAACCCATTGATTCTGGATGCTCCGGTTTCTGGAGGTGTTCCTGCTGCAGAAGCTGCGAAGCTAACTTTCATG GTAGGAGGTCTAGAGGAAGCATATTTAGCAGCCAAGCCCCTACTTCTCTCAATGGGGAAAAGGGCAATCTACTGCGGTGGGGCTGGAAATGGCTCG GCTGCAAAGATCTGTAACAACATGGCAATGGCGATCAGCATGCTTGGGGTCTCAGAAGCCTTTGCTCTTGGTCAGAATCTTGGGATCAAAGCAAGCACTCTTACAGACATTTTCAATTGCTCGAGTGCTCGCTGCTGGAGTAG CGACACATATAACCCAGTTCCCGGAGTTATGGAGGGCGTGCCATCATCGAGGAACTATGACGGTGGTTTCACCTCCAAACTAATG GCTAAAGATTTGGATTTGGCCATGGCCTCTGCATCTGGAGTCGGCTTCAAATGTCCCATGGGCTCTGAGGCACTTGAAAT TTACCGAAAGCTCTGCGGGGATTGCTGCGAACTCAAGGACTTCTCATGTGTATTCCGCCATTACTATGCTGGCAAGGATGAAGAGTGA
- the LOC120668435 gene encoding probable 3-hydroxyisobutyrate dehydrogenase, mitochondrial isoform X2, which produces MGSHMARNLITAGYKVTVHDINENSMKKFSDDGIPTKQSPLEVSESSDVVITMLPSSSHVLEVYNGTNGLLGGGSHLGPWLYIDSSTVDPQTSRKISTAISRCHLKENKGYVENPLILDAPVSGGVPAAEAAKLTFMVGGLEEAYLAAKPLLLSMGKRAIYCGGAGNGSAAKICNNMAMAISMLGVSEAFALGQNLGIKASTLTDIFNCSSARCWSSDTYNPVPGVMEGVPSSRNYDGGFTSKLMAKDLDLAMASASGVGFKCPMGSEALEIYRKLCGDCCELKDFSCVFRHYYAGKDEE; this is translated from the exons ATGGGATCCCATATGGCAAGGAACCTGATTACGGCTGGATATAAAGTGACTGTTCATGATAT AAATGAAAATTCGATGAAGAAATTCTCAGACGATGGAATCCCCACAAAGCAGTCTCCACTTGAAGTTTCAGAGTCGAGTGATGTCGTGATTACCATGCTTCCTTCCTCTTCCCAT GTTTTAGAGGTATACAATGGAACTAATGGCTTGCTTGGTGGTGGTAGCCACCTTGGACCTTGGTTATACATAGACTCATCTACAGTTGATCCGCAAACATCAAGAAAGATATCGACGGCCATATCAAGATGCCATTTAAAGGAAAATAAAG GCTACGTTGAAAACCCATTGATTCTGGATGCTCCGGTTTCTGGAGGTGTTCCTGCTGCAGAAGCTGCGAAGCTAACTTTCATG GTAGGAGGTCTAGAGGAAGCATATTTAGCAGCCAAGCCCCTACTTCTCTCAATGGGGAAAAGGGCAATCTACTGCGGTGGGGCTGGAAATGGCTCG GCTGCAAAGATCTGTAACAACATGGCAATGGCGATCAGCATGCTTGGGGTCTCAGAAGCCTTTGCTCTTGGTCAGAATCTTGGGATCAAAGCAAGCACTCTTACAGACATTTTCAATTGCTCGAGTGCTCGCTGCTGGAGTAG CGACACATATAACCCAGTTCCCGGAGTTATGGAGGGCGTGCCATCATCGAGGAACTATGACGGTGGTTTCACCTCCAAACTAATG GCTAAAGATTTGGATTTGGCCATGGCCTCTGCATCTGGAGTCGGCTTCAAATGTCCCATGGGCTCTGAGGCACTTGAAAT TTACCGAAAGCTCTGCGGGGATTGCTGCGAACTCAAGGACTTCTCATGTGTATTCCGCCATTACTATGCTGGCAAGGATGAAGAGTGA